From the genome of Nicotiana tabacum cultivar K326 chromosome 17, ASM71507v2, whole genome shotgun sequence:
ACCAGAAGAAGTTCTGAATTTGaaggagcttcaagaatttgatgTATCAAGAAATAAACTAAGTGGTAAAATCCCTCCCCATAAAGCCAATATTCCAAAGTCTGCATTTTTTGGAAATCGTGGCTTGTGTGGAGCTCCTCTTCCTCCTTGTAAACACTCATAGTATCTGCTAAGGGGAAACCTTCAAAGACaatattttcctcttctttatttgttttacaTTTTCATCATTTGATAGTTCACCTGTATGCATTGTATTTCAATTGTAGTCACTCAATACATGAGAATTAAATGTTATTCTGACCACCCGAGTAtgttttcttccttttgttttttagGACAGATTCTAATCTGGCATTAGGAGCCTATAAAACAAGTGGACAGATGCTACTGTCCTTTCCCAGTTGGTATTTTGTTAACAGGGTATTGTATAAAATATGAAACAGTGTTGTTATTCTCTTTGGTTACCAAATTAGAGTTACCTTTTGTCTATATGACTTTTCAGATAACATCCAGTTCCTTTTAAGTAGTTTTACTAGTACTATTTTTTAAGAGCAAGCATACTAGAATGTACAGACAGAAAATGAATGTCAGATTCTCACTTGCTGTGGAAATACGTTTACTACCCAACAAGATTAGAGTTGCAACTACAATTCTATGCTGGTATTCAATGAATGCAAACCAACTTTTTtccgacaacaacaacaacatcagcaaACCCAATGTAATCCCataagtggagtctggggaggatagtgtgtacacagaccttacacCTACCCTGAGCAGGTAGAGAtcctgtttccgatagacccctcGGTTCAAGGAAAGATGAAAAACAAGCAGTAGCAACAgacaataataacaacaagatAGCAAGAAAGTTGAAACGGAAGAAAAAGCAGGTAGTAATAGAAATCTAAAAATAAGAAAGTACAAGACTAACACTAATACTATTGGTATGGACAAGGAACACTCACGACTAcccactaaccttctaccctaattctcgacctccacaccctcctatcaagggtcatgtcgccatatcctgcctaatcacctatCCTCACTACTTTTTTGGTCTACCTTTACATCTTCTTAGACCCATCAAGGCCAACTTTTGCCCAGACAGCACTAAGATTTTTCTAAAACCTCTAGATATCAATGGAACCAAAAACAGCTCAAAAATAATCAACTACAGGAGAAACCCTCTCTACTCCTAATTGAACCAAAACAACAGATAAATTATCGCTGCTGCCTTCTAAAAATGCTTTCTGAACAAGTTGTTGAGCCAATAATGATGTATCTGAATTGTCCTCTGCTTGATTTATAAAGTCACAGACTTTTTGGGgacttaagctttcaaatattCCATCAGAAGCCACCACCAAATACTCATCCTCTGAAGTTAAATGTAGCCAATCAGTCACCTCAGGAGTAGCAATAATGCCATATTTTTTCAAAGAAACATCACCTATAGCTCGAGTCATAGGGAAGTGTCCCATTAGCAGATCAGGAACATTATTATTATAACTATGAGTAAATACTCCTCCAGAAGCTTCAACCCTAGCCCTCTCCTCCAACCTATATGCATTATGATCTCTCGTCAACTCCTTAGCCGAAGAACCAGAGCAAATAAACGCCTTCGAATCGCCAACATTTGCAACTAAAACATGACTATTGTTATATataacagcaacaacagcagtagATCCCGAATAAAGTTCATGTTCAAGAGCTACCTTAGAGAATTCTGCATCAATTTCCTCAATGGTTTGTACTAATGATGAATTTAGGAATTCCCTATAGTTAGAAGATTGTTCAGCGTAACTCTTAAggataaacttttccaaaaaGAGCTTTGACGCCATGTCACTAGCAGCCGATCCAATATGACCATCAAATACGGCGACCACGCCAACGCCTACTACATCAAGGCCGCCATCATCGGGCTTAAAGAAAGGAATACTAAGATCAAGGTTGCATGTTACTCGATCTTCCTGGTATTTCCTTCTTCCTTGGATCGAGGCAAATTCACAATCTTGAGTTGAAATATCTGATAAATCAACAGAGTAGTTTGCTTTGACAAGCTTTTCTTCAGGTTTAGGTTTAAACTTGGCTA
Proteins encoded in this window:
- the LOC107814634 gene encoding putative protein phosphatase 2C 76, yielding MAQRMDAVPCLDKKKQLRTNWKRVSITIIYGSLIACVIAILTNNPILVAKFKPKPEEKLVKANYSVDLSDISTQDCEFASIQGRRKYQEDRVTCNLDLSIPFFKPDDGGLDVVGVGVVAVFDGHIGSAASDMASKLFLEKFILKSYAEQSSNYREFLNSSLVQTIEEIDAEFSKVALEHELYSGSTAVVAVIYNNSHVLVANVGDSKAFICSGSSAKELTRDHNAYRLEERARVEASGGVFTHSYNNNVPDLLMGHFPMTRAIGDVSLKKYGIIATPEVTDWLHLTSEDEYLVVASDGIFESLSPQKVCDFINQAEDNSDTSLLAQQLVQKAFLEGSSDNLSVVLVQLGVERVSPVVDYF